In the genome of Mycobacterium kansasii ATCC 12478, one region contains:
- a CDS encoding TylF/MycF/NovP-related O-methyltransferase, with protein MDNRFSMLDARTQTSADEQYATKVQEFFSAGEGDILAKLKNFAKFVPRQTMATFLAKNEIFKQIVDVHGHIIECGVFMGGGLMTWAQLSAIYEPYNHTRRIVGFDTFAGFPSLADQDATAADATLSFAKVGGLAVQGIEDDIRHAVSLYDLNRPLGHIDRVELVKGDAQQTIPAYLEDNQHTVVALLYLDFDLFEPTLAAIRTFLPRMPKGAVLAFDELNQKYWPGETLAVLESAGIRNLRIRRFPFTPQISYAVLD; from the coding sequence ATGGATAACCGTTTTTCGATGCTCGACGCGCGCACACAAACTTCCGCGGACGAGCAATACGCTACTAAGGTTCAGGAATTCTTTAGCGCCGGCGAAGGTGACATACTCGCCAAACTGAAGAACTTCGCGAAGTTTGTTCCGCGGCAGACAATGGCGACGTTCCTGGCGAAGAACGAGATTTTCAAGCAAATCGTGGACGTTCACGGCCATATCATCGAGTGTGGCGTCTTCATGGGGGGCGGCTTGATGACGTGGGCGCAGCTCTCGGCGATCTACGAGCCCTACAATCACACACGACGAATCGTGGGGTTCGACACCTTCGCCGGCTTTCCCAGCCTTGCCGATCAGGATGCGACAGCCGCGGACGCAACTCTGTCATTTGCCAAGGTCGGTGGCTTGGCGGTTCAAGGCATCGAGGACGACATTCGGCACGCTGTGTCGCTGTACGATCTCAATCGCCCGCTGGGGCATATCGACCGCGTGGAACTCGTCAAGGGGGACGCCCAACAGACGATCCCTGCCTACTTGGAAGACAATCAGCACACGGTGGTCGCGCTTCTCTACCTCGACTTTGATCTGTTCGAACCGACTTTGGCGGCGATCAGGACTTTCCTGCCCAGAATGCCCAAAGGCGCCGTACTCGCCTTCGACGAACTCAACCAGAAATATTGGCCCGGCGAGACCCTTGCCGTACTGGAGTCGGCCGGCATCAGGAATCTTCGTATCAGGAGATTTCCTTTTACGCCGCAAATTTCCTACGCGGTGCTGGACTGA
- a CDS encoding NAD-dependent epimerase/dehydratase family protein yields MIRWIVEGRLGTAPGDSIARDCPFHVVDTRAMVDKRGNSADDLLDKIREGVAELENGGSVVVVCDFGVSRSNTIAAGILAEWRGLEFDVAVAQVIATTGEQAVKLEMVDSLRAALRKSPASVRQDGILITGSSGFLGAALRDRLADSHRVVAPDRATVDLLGPVVHLDRYCRDNEIGKIIHLAYPRIYTNNDAMGHSLTMLRGILDVCKSLGIHLVLPSGAVVFSAYRSSSMIADVNTTMRPRGVYGETKFLEEVLVQNARANGEVNSTIVRISPTFGPQSLRPRLIWFAYRRLKEGRPIVTHRYRNGLPSLQLLYIDDAIEGLACIIEKKGNAPIYHLGGDFSHEPREIINEMAEILGCHAAIEETSIDDDIANVFLDWSATETEFGWRPTTTLSDGLRRTLACAAAPEIQSGKGE; encoded by the coding sequence ATGATCCGATGGATCGTCGAAGGCCGACTGGGAACCGCGCCGGGTGACAGCATCGCGCGCGACTGCCCGTTCCACGTGGTCGATACGAGAGCCATGGTCGACAAGCGCGGCAACTCGGCTGACGATCTGCTCGACAAGATCCGCGAGGGCGTGGCGGAACTCGAGAATGGCGGCTCCGTCGTGGTCGTCTGTGATTTCGGCGTTTCTCGCAGCAACACGATCGCAGCCGGCATTTTAGCCGAATGGCGCGGCCTGGAATTCGATGTGGCGGTGGCTCAAGTCATCGCGACCACGGGAGAGCAGGCGGTCAAGCTTGAGATGGTCGACTCGCTGCGCGCGGCACTGCGGAAGTCTCCCGCGTCGGTCCGCCAGGACGGCATACTCATCACCGGCAGCAGCGGCTTTCTGGGTGCCGCGCTGCGCGACCGCCTCGCTGATTCGCATCGTGTCGTTGCACCCGACCGCGCCACGGTGGACCTGCTGGGTCCCGTGGTCCACCTTGACCGCTATTGCCGCGACAACGAGATAGGAAAGATCATTCATCTCGCCTACCCGCGGATCTACACCAACAACGACGCTATGGGTCACAGCTTGACTATGCTGCGCGGGATTCTCGACGTCTGCAAATCGCTCGGAATTCACCTTGTCCTGCCCTCAGGCGCAGTGGTGTTCTCGGCCTACAGGTCGAGCTCGATGATTGCTGACGTCAACACAACGATGCGTCCTCGGGGGGTATACGGCGAAACAAAATTTCTCGAAGAGGTCCTCGTTCAAAATGCGCGGGCCAACGGTGAAGTCAATTCCACCATCGTTCGAATCTCACCGACTTTCGGTCCGCAAAGCTTGCGGCCGCGCTTGATATGGTTCGCGTATCGGCGCCTGAAAGAAGGGCGGCCGATCGTGACCCACCGCTATCGCAACGGGTTACCTAGTCTGCAACTTCTCTACATTGATGACGCCATCGAGGGGCTTGCCTGCATCATCGAAAAGAAAGGAAACGCTCCGATCTACCATCTGGGTGGCGATTTCTCCCATGAACCGCGCGAAATCATCAACGAAATGGCCGAGATCCTCGGGTGCCATGCGGCGATCGAGGAGACCAGCATCGATGACGACATCGCGAACGTCTTCCTTGATTGGTCAGCGACGGAGACGGAATTCGGCTGGCGGCCGACGACCACCCTAAGTGACGGGCTGCGCCGCACACTTGCGTGCGCCGCTGCTCCCGAAATTCAGTCCGGAAAAGGTGAGTAA
- a CDS encoding class I SAM-dependent methyltransferase, with protein sequence MRILPESKSVTEYYGHKRPGMLKFVPADAQRVLELGCGQGAFSAQLKNGRGAEVWGIEYNEEAARRAGDVLDHVLAGDANERIAELPDGYFDAIVCNDVLEHLVNPLETLTQLRGKLKPQGVVVASIPNIRYLPALGKVVFRRDFPQEDFGIFDRTHLRFFTRSSIVRMFEDAGYAVQRIKGINPFLGPFGALFIVLSGGYFADGVFLQYACVATPAG encoded by the coding sequence ATGCGAATCTTGCCGGAATCGAAAAGCGTCACCGAGTACTACGGCCACAAACGGCCGGGAATGCTGAAGTTCGTCCCGGCTGATGCGCAACGCGTGCTCGAACTCGGCTGCGGCCAGGGAGCCTTCAGCGCCCAACTCAAGAATGGCAGGGGCGCGGAGGTCTGGGGCATCGAGTACAACGAGGAAGCGGCCCGGCGCGCCGGCGACGTCCTTGACCATGTCCTGGCCGGGGACGCGAATGAGCGGATCGCCGAGCTGCCTGACGGCTACTTCGACGCGATCGTCTGTAACGACGTCTTGGAGCATCTGGTCAATCCACTCGAGACACTGACGCAGCTGCGGGGCAAACTCAAGCCTCAAGGCGTCGTTGTCGCGTCGATCCCCAACATCCGCTACCTGCCCGCGCTGGGCAAGGTGGTGTTCCGAAGAGACTTCCCGCAGGAGGACTTTGGCATCTTCGACCGCACCCACTTGCGTTTCTTCACGCGCAGCAGCATCGTGCGGATGTTCGAGGACGCGGGCTACGCCGTCCAGCGCATCAAAGGTATCAACCCTTTCCTGGGGCCCTTTGGTGCGCTGTTCATCGTGTTGAGCGGGGGGTACTTCGCCGACGGGGTGTTTCTGCAGTACGCGTGCGTGGCTACACCGGCAGGGTGA